Within the Paenibacillus pabuli genome, the region ACCACGATTGCTGTTGGCGAAGCCATCTGCCGTATGCAGGTAGCAGCTGCGGATGATGAGCAAGTGGCAGAGCAAGCGGCACAAGTATCCCACCAGAACAGTGTACAGCAAGGAGCAGTGACTCCAGCAGGTCATGATGCCAATCAGCCTATGCGTAATCGGTACTCTCCTGCGGTACAGTCACTTGCAGCAGAGCATGGTCTCAACTTGCAGGGCATTCAAGGCACAGGAGCAGGCGGACGCATCACACGCAAGGACGTACTTGCTGTTATTGCTCAAGGAGGCCAAACAGGAATACCGTCCACACAAACTTTCTCTGAGGCTAGTCCATCTGCTTCACCGTTTAGCGGTTTGAACAAAAGCGGTGGAGAAACGGGAATTTCCGCAAGAGAAGCAGTTTCTGCGGCGGATGCAGGCGTTCCAGTGAGACATTCAGGCATTCATTTGACGGAATCACCGAAAATCCCGCAGATTGAAGTGGAAGGTGGCGGCCAGGGAAGATCGGAATATTTTATCGATGTTACCCCTGTACGTAATGCGATTGCCCGGAATATGCGTCAAAGCGTATCGGAGATTCCTCACGCATGGACCATGATTGAAGTGGATGTCACCAACCTGGTCATGCTGCGCAATAAGCTCAAGGATGAGTTCAAGCGTAAGGAAGGCATTAATCTGACGTACCTCTCCTTCATGATGAAGGGTGTTGTCAATGCGATTAAGGATTATCCGATCATGAACTCGGTTTGGGCTGTCGACAAAATTATCGTTAAACGTGATATTAACTTGTCTATGGCAGTAGGTACGGAGGACTCTGTACTGACACCTGTGATCAAGCATGCCGATCAGCGTAATATCGCGGGTCTGGCCCGTGAAATCGAAGATTTGGCCCGCAAAACCCGTGAAGGCACCCTGAAGCTGGATCATATGCAAGGCGGTACGTTTACGGTCAACAATACCGGATCCTTTGGTTCCATCCTTTCGCAACCGATTATTAACTATCCACAAGCTGCAATCCTCACGTTTGAGTCTATCGTGAAAAAGCCTGTAGTCATTAACGACATGATTGCGGTTCGTTCGATGGCTAACCTGTGTCTGTCTCTGGATCATCGTATTCTGGATGGGGTCATCTGCGGCCGGTTCTTGCAGCGGGTCAAAGAAAATCTTGAAGGTTATAATATGGAAACAAAGGTGTATTAATGAAATAGGATCTCAAGGGAAAGTGTATGTGCCGGAGGCCGTGCACTTTTCCCGCTGTCTGCGGTTAAACGCTCAGATATGATTATGGACAATGAAGCAGAAGGGTGTGGGGGAATCATGAACAAGCCGCTGGATGTTACATACATACCGATGCTTGATTATGAACAGGCTTGGAACCGCCAAAAAGCAATTGTACAGCAGCTGGACGAAGGTGAGGGAGTTGAGCAGATGCTTCTGCTGCAGCATCCTCCCACCTATACAATCGGATCTCAGAATCATCCGGAGCATCTGCTTCTCAGCAAGGACGAGCTGGAGGCAAAGGGAATTACCTTGTTTCAAATTGATCGTGGCGGTGATATTACTTATCATGGTCCAGGCCAGCTTGTTGGTTATCCACTTTTGGTACTGGGCCGTGATGAAGCTCTCGATTTACATGGGTATTTGCGCAGTCTGGAACAGGTCATCATTGATTATCTGGCGGATGAGGGGATTGAGGCGGGCCGGAAAGAGGCATACACCGGTGTGTGGATCGGAGATATGAAAATCGCTGCCATCGGGGTGAAATTCAACCGCTGTAAACACCGGCGCGGATTCGTGACGAGTCATGGCTTTGCGTTTAACATTACTTCAGGCATTCAGCATGAAGGGTTTCAGGGAATTATCCCTTGCGGCATAGAGCAGTACGGCGTAACCTCTCTGGAGGACATCACCGACAGAAACTACACCGTAGAGCAAGTTGCCCAGCAGATTGTCCCATACTTCGGACGC harbors:
- a CDS encoding dihydrolipoamide acetyltransferase family protein; protein product: MAERMKWIEVIMPQLAESLVSATIGKWLKKPGDRVEQYEPICEVITDKVNAEIPSTVDGIMGDLLVEEGTTIAVGEAICRMQVAAADDEQVAEQAAQVSHQNSVQQGAVTPAGHDANQPMRNRYSPAVQSLAAEHGLNLQGIQGTGAGGRITRKDVLAVIAQGGQTGIPSTQTFSEASPSASPFSGLNKSGGETGISAREAVSAADAGVPVRHSGIHLTESPKIPQIEVEGGGQGRSEYFIDVTPVRNAIARNMRQSVSEIPHAWTMIEVDVTNLVMLRNKLKDEFKRKEGINLTYLSFMMKGVVNAIKDYPIMNSVWAVDKIIVKRDINLSMAVGTEDSVLTPVIKHADQRNIAGLAREIEDLARKTREGTLKLDHMQGGTFTVNNTGSFGSILSQPIINYPQAAILTFESIVKKPVVINDMIAVRSMANLCLSLDHRILDGVICGRFLQRVKENLEGYNMETKVY
- the lipB gene encoding lipoyl(octanoyl) transferase LipB, yielding MNKPLDVTYIPMLDYEQAWNRQKAIVQQLDEGEGVEQMLLLQHPPTYTIGSQNHPEHLLLSKDELEAKGITLFQIDRGGDITYHGPGQLVGYPLLVLGRDEALDLHGYLRSLEQVIIDYLADEGIEAGRKEAYTGVWIGDMKIAAIGVKFNRCKHRRGFVTSHGFAFNITSGIQHEGFQGIIPCGIEQYGVTSLEDITDRNYTVEQVAQQIVPYFGRIFPYEMTWTTEKEAIVRP